DNA from Daucus carota subsp. sativus chromosome 1, DH1 v3.0, whole genome shotgun sequence:
atgaaaatgaagatgcaaAAGCAGCTGCAGAAGCAGAGCGTATAATCAAGACTTTTATTTGTATgtatagtgtatatatataattatatagatgAGCGAGAAATCGGGATTATTGtaagattattattattgcagGTGGCGGGTCCTAAACGTGGTCAGCGTGTTCGGTTAGAAACTTAGAATAGGAACGTTGTCAGCGTGTTGTGTTAGAATAACGcaagaattattttttttaaattttgattggcTTTTCTTATTCTAGTTTTAatgatttattataattgaAGCAAGAGAAAAGAGTTTAACctgattaaaatgtttttattttacaaaCAGCCAACGGAAACCAGAAGCACATGGTCTTGGTCCGTGTTTTACGTCATTTTCGATTTCGATTTCGATTTTAAACCGAAAAATATCTGTTAgtatgataaataaaaaatcgGATTTAAATAAGAAATAAGCTATAAAGTTACTTacggatataatttttataataaaatttaattctaacactaaaataaattatcacatttattattattattattttaataattcataaatcatttacaatattaattattcaagctgataatttaaataatttaaattgagCACTTATTAAGTCACCCTACATCATAGGTCCCTAGATCATAGGTCATTTATATAGATCAAAAGTCAGAATTGTTTACAAGTCGAAAGTCATGATTTTAAGACCGCTCAAAGCCTCAAACCAACTCGAAAATAAATGAAAACTTTACACTGCGTAAACCGTAGCGTGTAGACCAACCCTTCTCCAAAAAAACTAGATCAAGCTTAACAAACTAACAAAGGAGTTGGCATATagctcaaatttattattaattcataaaATGTTACATGTACAGAACATTGCTTGAGTTGAGCAATGAATAAATTGCATCTACATTCAGTCAGTTCCCTTGTAGAAGACTCCTTAACTTACTCAGCGACTCCTCAGATAGGCTGCAGCACCTCAACTTGGGTCGCTCAGAACAGACAGTATCTCTGAGATCAGTAGGGGCAGAGAAGCACACTACGATTGCAGTGAGATTATCAAATGCATCCAGCCTCAAAGCTTGATCTACAAGAGCCACGGCACACTTCTGCGGATCGTCATTTTGTCTAAGCTGGCGTCGAACAAGACTGACAGCTTCTTGATTTGACATTACATCCCAAATTCCATCACAGCCCATGATCAAAAATTCGTCATCCTCTGTCAaaagaacatgttgaacatCTGGCTCTGCCGTGAGCGGTGACAGGTCCCCAGAGGGCAATTTCATGTACCAGTCACCAAGGGCTCTTGTCACAGATAATTCACCATTAAGGTATCCATACTCAATGTAGCCACCCAAATCCTCGATCCTTTTTTGTTCTGGTAGATAACTTGGCCTATGATCTTGTGAGATTGGAACAGCAACCCCTTTCCTGCAAAGAACTGCACGCGAGTCGCCAGCGTTTGCTACTTGTAGATGCCTTCCTAGGACTACAGCAGTCAGGGCAGTGGTTCCACAAGAGTCACGGACGCTACATTCATTAGCCAATGCTTGGTCAGCCAACAAAAATGCTTTCTGATGAGAAATCTTCATGTCTTCTAAAAATTTATCGTCATTATCAGATAATTCGGGCAAATCAGCATCTTCCAAGAATAGTTTAATAGCATTATTCTTGACATAAGATGATGCATCAGAGCCTCCGTGACCATCAAAAACAGCATAGAAGGAACTAGGCTGCGGCCACCTACAATCGGTGCCTAACAAAGCAGACAAATCATCAATACTAATGTGCTCATCCTCATTGGAGCTGCGAGGACCTATATCCGTGTGACTGCCAGAACGAATTTTCGGAGCATATTTTGAGGCAGTAGATATAAGGGAAGTCGCTTGAATACTAGTTGAACACCCAAAAACCTATCACAACGAAAGCAAACTAGGTTATACTTGAACTCAAGTACTCAACTATATATCAAAATCGCACAACCTAAAAGAAAAGGATAAAACAACTGTGAAAACAATtgaaataagaaaattattttcactTCTTCCCCTCTGATCATTCACTTATACCACTTATACCTATGTCTTTGTTACCAAATCATAATCATCTTTCGATGCTCCTAAAAGCAAGTCTTAGCTATTAATTATT
Protein-coding regions in this window:
- the LOC108208098 gene encoding probable protein phosphatase 2C 2, translated to MIVDKKNKEMVPEAAATTTADVSVQYTTSVSIEFSQSVFGCSTSIQATSLISTASKYAPKIRSGSHTDIGPRSSNEDEHISIDDLSALLGTDCRWPQPSSFYAVFDGHGGSDASSYVKNNAIKLFLEDADLPELSDNDDKFLEDMKISHQKAFLLADQALANECSVRDSCGTTALTAVVLGRHLQVANAGDSRAVLCRKGVAVPISQDHRPSYLPEQKRIEDLGGYIEYGYLNGELSVTRALGDWYMKLPSGDLSPLTAEPDVQHVLLTEDDEFLIMGCDGIWDVMSNQEAVSLVRRQLRQNDDPQKCAVALVDQALRLDAFDNLTAIVVCFSAPTDLRDTVCSERPKLRCCSLSEESLSKLRSLLQGN